One Stratiformator vulcanicus genomic window, GATAGAAAGACGGTCAACACCAACTTGATATTCATTCCTAGATGCTTCAGATTCTCGGTCTTGGAATCCACTTCGCGCCTCAAAACTTCGATTTGTGATCTCAGTTCAGCGGGCGATGCTATTTCACCGTGCATGACATTTTGGTCGTCGGATGAAATCTTGTCTTGGTCTGGACCAGCAGAAGGGTAACCGTCTGTCGTATTATCATCGAGATTTGCGTACCAAATCAGAAATACTCGGTCTCCCTGCGTGATTGTGATGTCACTACTGCCCGCATTGTAGACGGAGAATTTAAGGCGACCTTCAAAACCTGGATCCACGTGAAAACCAGAAACATTGATCAATCCACGGCGTTTGACGCCAAACCGCATCGAAATGAATGCGATCGCATTCATCGGAACGTTGATGCGTTCTTCTGTGAGCAACAGAGCAAACTGTCCCGGTGGAATCACTAATGACTTCCCAGCAGCCAGTTCGATCTTTACTTTGTTCTCAGTCGACGTGATGAACGCTTCGGAGCCCTGGCATAGCTCGTAGGCGGATCGCGTGACATGCTCCTCGCGATAAGGGGCAATCAGTTGCTCCGCGGGGATGCGTTCTCGCATCGTTTCGGTACGCCAGAAAGTCATTTCAGCTAACCTTTCTGTTCATGGAACTCGATTGCGATGCAGTCGTTGATACCCCACTTAGGCGGATACCACAGAGAGAGCGAATCAAGATTAGGTTTGTACTTCTGCTTTATTCGCGTCCGATTGGCGACACCTCTCACGTTTGGATGCCGAACGCGGGCATATTTGCTGATCTCGCAAAACAAATTTTGGCAGTCAATTAGTTGCAGCGGCCGTCCCCAGAGGCTTTGAAATTCTAGGCCAAGCCGGTCAAATTCCTCGGTTTGTCGCTGGGTGACCAGTTTGATGATCTCCGTTTCGGTGAGACCGCCGAGCGAAGTGAAACACTTGCTGATGCCATCGATCGCACCTGGACCAGGAACGACAAATTCCATTTCCGTGAAGTCGCAAATCCCGCTGTAGTTCAAATCCGTTATGTACTGGTACGCCAGAAAATCGCCGATCATCGGGTACGATACGAGGATCCGGAAGGCATCTTGCATAGATGCGGCCGTGGCGATGCGGCCAGGAACGCCATCCTCCATCATCCGCTCCAGTAGCCGCAGATGGCTGCGATGTTTTTTTGTGCTACCGTTTTTCCGACTTCCGGAAGGCATGATGTAGGCCGCGGAGTAAATCGTTTTTTTAATCTTCATAGCGTGGGTCAAAACCCGGTCATACTCTTTAAAACAGTAAAACTTATAACTCAAGTGACCGAGTTCATGCGTCAGCAATTTCCACGTTTCGATTTTGTTGAACAACTTGAAGAGGATCGTGCGAAAGAAGATTTCTTCCGTTGTTTGAGGACCATGATAGATCACGTTGCGAATCAAGTACTGGCTCACGCGATCGGAAGCGCGGTACGCGTTGGTGAACTTGTAGGTTTGCAGAATCTCATCATCCGACCACGGGTACGAGTTGCCCAAGTATCGCCGAAAGAAGATGGCCTGACGCTCGGCAGCGAATTGCCAATAGGTATCGAAGACTTCCGTCGGCTTTGCGGGCGCAATCGCGGTAGAAGCAATTGCGGCAGGGGGCTTCGCCCGTTCGATTGGCCAGAATGTCTGCTGAAGTTGGTTTAATCCCATGCCGCTTAGTCCTTCATGGTTCGCTGGGGATCTGCTCCCTATAGGTAGCGTGGGCACCGATCATGGCAATTTGGGGACGATTCATTCAAGCTGGTGGCCGGGGGGCATCCTTCAAGGTGGATGCCAGATGCATCGGCGGCACGAGTTGATTATGGCCGCTGTGGGAGGTGTCCTGCCCCAGATTCCTGATACATGCGGAGTGCGAGCGACCTGCTCCGTTCGATTAGTTTTCTCAGTGACAGCGTGCCCAATTGGCCGGAGCCGGACTGATTTCGAATGTCTCGTTCTTCTCGGCAAGATGTTTCGTAGATCCGATTACTGCCGCAAACGGAAGCGGCCGTCGCCGTAGAGGAGGTAATTGGCCCAGTCGGGCTGTTCGGGCTGGTGATCCCTCAGCGCGCAGCGGGCGGCGGTGACAGCATCGAGCAGGCTCTCCCCGGCAGCGAGGCTGCCGTAGAGGCGTTCAGCGAACATTGCTGCCGCGAGATCGCCGACCCGCCAGAAGGTTCCGAGATAAGATTCGACCCCGCCACGGAGGAAGAACTCTGCGAAGCTGGCCGCCTTTTCAGGATCGGGTTCGCCTCGGTATCCTCGGACGCGTCCGGCTTCGCAGGCATTGAAGATTGCAACGCGCGGCACCTTCAGCCCGGCAAGCTCCGCAAGTCGAAACTCCTCCTTCCCCGACAGAACCAGTCCGCTCTCTGTCTCACCCGGACCGTCAAAGAATGCGTGGCCGCAGTAATGAAGCAGGTCGGCACGTTCCAGCTCGGCGGCAAACGTTTCGCGATTCGCGTCTTCTCGATGAAGAATGACCGCTTCGACGGCACCTGTGGCATCGAGAATTTTCTCGACGACATTACCTTCTCTTCGAGCACCTTCCAAGTCGCCCGTCGGATCGACCACGAGTAAGACCCGCAGCTTGGTCGTCCGCGGCGCCTTGCCGAACATGCGGTTCGATGGCAGGCCCGGCACGATCAAGCATCGGGTAAGCCCTTTAAATGTCGCCGGTGTCCCGCCTGTAATTGACCGCAGACACTCGAACGGGAGTTTTGAAGCGGAAATGTCATGCGCAACGACGAACCGAGACCCAGCGACGAGGCTGAGCAACTCGGTAGCGTCTGCTCCGAACAACATATCAGCCAATTCGTCGCCGCGTCTGGCGATCTCGTCAGCCGTCGGAGTATTCCGCCCGTCACCCGAACCAGAGGCCAACCGGCCGATTTGCTCTTCTGACAGTTTGGTCCGCCTGAGGCCTCCCACTGGACTGGAGGACGGAGGAAGAGTCGCCACTGTTAACCCGTCGTCACTGTGAGTGACATGCACGACAAACGGTTCCGCTGACGGCTCAAGCACTCGTATTGAAGACTCGACCCTTCGAGTGGTTAGATGAACCTTCGGATCTTTTCTCAGGATTGCTTCAACCTTTTCAAACTCATGCTCTTTCGATTCAAACCAGCAAATTTGCGTTCGGTCCCCGAGGAGCGCGAGACCGCTCAGCATCGCTTCGACGACCTTGGCGCTATCACCGATGGCGCGGCCACCGAACGTGACGACGCCGAGCCTTTCAAGACCAAACCGCTGACAGAATTCGGCGCATTGCTCAGCGGCCCCACAGATTTTGTCAAAGATTTCTACAGGTTCTGCGGGTTCTCCAAGCGAACTGGACAACACCCAATCGGCGTCGATGCGGTGGCTGCTCTCGTCGCCGACTAAAGGGCGAGCCGACATCCGGCCCTCTTTGAAAAGTCCGACCGCAAAATCATCGAGAGCGGCCCCCGCACCCCCTAACGGGACGTCCGCGAAGGTCGCTATAGCAATGGCGTCGAGATTCACGGCATCCTTGACTGTGGCGTAAACAAGTTCGATCGAAAGCTTTCCTTCAGTTTGCTTTCGCGCGACCGCGAGCAGGCCCTTCATAATCAGCGTATTGATCAGCACAGGGTCGCGCGAGTCGAAGAGCATGCGGTTCTCTGCAACGCTCAGGCCATTCCACGCTCTTGAAGACTTAGACGAGGCGAGCAACGTAGTTCCGCGTTCGCGGATCGCCTGAGCCAACTCCTCCATCGAGTGGGGTAGGTTTAATTCCGCAAAACGATGGTCCGCAAGAATCGCCTCCGCGTTATTACGATAGCGTTCCTGTTGTCTCCAGTGCGTATCGTCAAGTGCTTCCGGAAATGAACCACCCCCTAATAGTATCGCCACCAACTCCGCCGCTCCGCCATATCCTCCTACGGCATAGAGGGGAAGATTCTGCTCCAAAGCTCGCCACGCCTCTTCGACGATTCCGGGGTATAAGCCTGAGTAGCCATCATGATCTTCGTCGTGGAGCTTCGGATATGTCTTACCGCCGACGAGAATTTGGGCATCGATCTCCTGAGCGATAATTCGACGCATGTCAGAATAGTACATTGCGGCAGGATGTTGCTCGCTCTCCTCAGGAGGTAGAATCCGACGCCTGGTTAGGTTGTCCGACTCCGCCAGATGGGAAAGTGTGACCGGAACGCCCGGCGAAAGTTTGGTCGGTTCAATAGCAGCAAGAAAATTTATCAGCAATTCGGCCGGATTTGCCGCCGTCTGGTTATAAGCCGCGATCAATTCTGCCAGCAGAAGTGTGTAGCCGCCTCGCCGCTGATCGCCGCCATAAACGATCGCTGCCCCCGTCGACACCATCGCTCGTGCGATTTGCACAATCACGTCTTGCACGTGATACTCCGAAAAGCCGTCCGCCTGATCGACGTCAGGGCTATTGGAAAGTGACAGCGCGACTTTAAATCCCGACAGCGGGGACGAAGTGTGCGGTTCCGACTCCGCATGATCCTCGATCTGCAAGAAATGCCGGAACGCCGTCAGCGGAGTGACAAGCCTCAGACGCGGATTGGCCGAGCGCAGCAGTTCGTGCTCAAGCACCGGAAGCTCTGGATCGGGATACATGACCAATTGCGGCGCACCCGCTTTGAGCGGACCCTGCATGAGATCAAGCAACTCGGGAGGTCGCGTCAGAATGCTGGATTTCGGCAGATTATTTAGTGACGCGACCCGTTCTGCTTCTCGCTCGAAGTGCGCCGCCCGCAGTGCCTCGATCATCGCTTTCGATAGAATCTGCTCCTCATTGTTGACGTCACCCCAAACGACCGTTGGACCGTTCCCGCCGTAGGCACTACTCCGCCGCTCGCCCCGGCATAAGACTTCAACCGTCAAAGTCGGCAGATGATTCTTCTTGGCGTGCAGCACTTCCCGCTGACACCACACGCGCGAACTGTAATTGTCTCCCCGAACGGCGACAAAAACGCCTTGTTCCAAAAAACCTTCAATTTGTTCGTCCAGCGGCTTGCCGACCATCAGCTCAGTGCGATCAAAGAACGAATCGATGCCACTCCGTTGCGTCTTACCGAATGCAGCGATTCGCTTGGCCGCATTCTGTGTCGCTTTAAGATCGGCCTTGGCGTGGGAAACAAACAATGACGGACGATCATTGCGCAGTTGCCTGTAGAGAGCCAGTACGATCTCGTCGATCGTGGCTCGCCCAGGAAGCACGTCGTCAGCTTCATATAACTGCGTCAGCAACGGTGTGCCTGGAATCGTCCCTTCGGCATTACGCCAGACGTCATCAATTGGCAGCGGCAGCACTCTTCCTTCATCGCATAATTGATGCCACTCCTGAATCCTTAATACGGTGCTTTCTTTGGCGTAATGAAACGCCGAGCCACCGAGCACGGGTATCGTCACGACGATCTCCGCCGCACTGAAATCGACTCGATCGGGATGCACATTGCACAGCACCGGGATGCCGCCTCCGAAAGCGAGCGGATCATCCAGCGGCCGAGTCAGCTCATTGTAGAGCGCGAGCCCGACCTTCCGGGCGTCTTCCGCATCATTGTCGTGAAACGCAACCGTTTGAACGAGTAGCGTGGGGCGTGAAGACTCGACCGAAGCCATAGCGTTACCAATTACGATTTGAAGCCGTTCGCGTGTACTAATTGCCCGTCGTTCGGTTCGCCGGTTCTTCCAATTCGGTCAGGTCTTCCACGCCAGCGAGATCAGCGAGGGCCCTACTGAACTGAACGAGAGTTGGACGGATTCGTCTGAGATCGGCACGGAACTCTGTTCGGCGCGCTTCATCCTTAAAACCATCACTCAGGCTGATTGGGTGCCACTTCGCCGTCACCGGGCGGAGGACCTGATTGAGCACGGGGATCGCGATCTTGGCGAACTCGCCCGTGTACTTTCCGTTCCGCCTTAATATCTCGCGGGTGACGGGAAATAACTTATATAAACTCTTCAGCGCAGCCGCCTCGTCGCCATGATCTGTCGGCAACGGCTGCGTTGCCACCCGCGTGAGCAGTTCGATGTAAAGCTCCCACGCCGCGTCGCGATCATAATCCTGTGGTTCAAATTCCGCTTCAAGAAACGGGGCCGAAAGCTTAAGATTCGACAGACCCCAGTTGGCGAGCCATTGTTGGCGTTTCATCGACTACACCCTCGTAAATGTTCGAGAAAAGATATCACGTCACTAATATGGTCCTCTCGTCAGTAAAATAAATGCGGACCGCGTTAGACGGTTTTATCAACAAACAAATCCAGCTCTGGGCTGAGATTAGAAAGAAAATGTCGCCACCTCCTGTGGCGACAAATGGGCCTCTTACTCGGATTCACATTCAGCACACGGGACGGATATCCGAAGAATCCCGTCATCCTCGGTGACTGTCAGGTCTTGCGGATCGTCCGTAACTGAAATCACTTGGCACGCACAGATCGTGCGATCGGCATTCCAGACACCGACCACCCTCATTCCATTTGCAAAACTCGACCGTGAATGCGATTGGCCGGGCGCGATTTCCCGACGATACTCAGCGTTTGGTGAGACATTGCCACCGGATATACACCGAACAAGAATTTTCCCAGAGGTAGAGTTACGAAAACTGACGGTCCCTGCATCGGCTCTACTACCAATGCAGCAGGCGGTCGCCAAGAGCACACACTTCAGCAGCATCTTCATTTTCTCGCCTTTTCAAAAGAGGTCTCGACGATTCGGGCTCCGTGCCGGTCAATTCGCCTTCATTATCCTCCGAAGGCAATCCAATTAAGTCGACGTTCTTTGTCGCCGCACTATTTATCAATGCTTCGACCGCGTTTGGTGTTGACCTGGGCCAGTCGATACCTGATAGGTTCAGCGACTGAAGAGCTTCTGTTGAATCAAATGCAGCCACGACTTCGAGATCGATGACAAGCTGTTCACATGCCGGAAGATTTAGTGTCGTCAGCGACCTCATTGTACGCAGTGTGTACACGGCATCTTCGCTCTTTATCGCTCGGTTTCCTCCTAGGTGCAGTATTTCAATGGTATCGTTACGCTCTATATCACGTAGGCGAGCCGGGTAGAGCTCCGTGCTTGTGAGGCTCAACTCCTTCAGGCGTGATAGTCGATTAATGAATTGAAGTGACGGCAGGTTTTTGCATCCTCTCAAGATCAGCCGTTCCAACGACTCCAGCTTGGCAATCGGCTCAAGATGAAGACCTTCTCCACCTTGGATGACGAGATGGGTCGTCGTG contains:
- a CDS encoding nucleotide kinase domain-containing protein; translated protein: MPTLPIGSRSPANHEGLSGMGLNQLQQTFWPIERAKPPAAIASTAIAPAKPTEVFDTYWQFAAERQAIFFRRYLGNSYPWSDDEILQTYKFTNAYRASDRVSQYLIRNVIYHGPQTTEEIFFRTILFKLFNKIETWKLLTHELGHLSYKFYCFKEYDRVLTHAMKIKKTIYSAAYIMPSGSRKNGSTKKHRSHLRLLERMMEDGVPGRIATAASMQDAFRILVSYPMIGDFLAYQYITDLNYSGICDFTEMEFVVPGPGAIDGISKCFTSLGGLTETEIIKLVTQRQTEEFDRLGLEFQSLWGRPLQLIDCQNLFCEISKYARVRHPNVRGVANRTRIKQKYKPNLDSLSLWYPPKWGINDCIAIEFHEQKG
- a CDS encoding CHAT domain-containing protein, translated to MASVESSRPTLLVQTVAFHDNDAEDARKVGLALYNELTRPLDDPLAFGGGIPVLCNVHPDRVDFSAAEIVVTIPVLGGSAFHYAKESTVLRIQEWHQLCDEGRVLPLPIDDVWRNAEGTIPGTPLLTQLYEADDVLPGRATIDEIVLALYRQLRNDRPSLFVSHAKADLKATQNAAKRIAAFGKTQRSGIDSFFDRTELMVGKPLDEQIEGFLEQGVFVAVRGDNYSSRVWCQREVLHAKKNHLPTLTVEVLCRGERRSSAYGGNGPTVVWGDVNNEEQILSKAMIEALRAAHFEREAERVASLNNLPKSSILTRPPELLDLMQGPLKAGAPQLVMYPDPELPVLEHELLRSANPRLRLVTPLTAFRHFLQIEDHAESEPHTSSPLSGFKVALSLSNSPDVDQADGFSEYHVQDVIVQIARAMVSTGAAIVYGGDQRRGGYTLLLAELIAAYNQTAANPAELLINFLAAIEPTKLSPGVPVTLSHLAESDNLTRRRILPPEESEQHPAAMYYSDMRRIIAQEIDAQILVGGKTYPKLHDEDHDGYSGLYPGIVEEAWRALEQNLPLYAVGGYGGAAELVAILLGGGSFPEALDDTHWRQQERYRNNAEAILADHRFAELNLPHSMEELAQAIRERGTTLLASSKSSRAWNGLSVAENRMLFDSRDPVLINTLIMKGLLAVARKQTEGKLSIELVYATVKDAVNLDAIAIATFADVPLGGAGAALDDFAVGLFKEGRMSARPLVGDESSHRIDADWVLSSSLGEPAEPVEIFDKICGAAEQCAEFCQRFGLERLGVVTFGGRAIGDSAKVVEAMLSGLALLGDRTQICWFESKEHEFEKVEAILRKDPKVHLTTRRVESSIRVLEPSAEPFVVHVTHSDDGLTVATLPPSSSPVGGLRRTKLSEEQIGRLASGSGDGRNTPTADEIARRGDELADMLFGADATELLSLVAGSRFVVAHDISASKLPFECLRSITGGTPATFKGLTRCLIVPGLPSNRMFGKAPRTTKLRVLLVVDPTGDLEGARREGNVVEKILDATGAVEAVILHREDANRETFAAELERADLLHYCGHAFFDGPGETESGLVLSGKEEFRLAELAGLKVPRVAIFNACEAGRVRGYRGEPDPEKAASFAEFFLRGGVESYLGTFWRVGDLAAAMFAERLYGSLAAGESLLDAVTAARCALRDHQPEQPDWANYLLYGDGRFRLRQ
- a CDS encoding dCTP deaminase domain-containing protein, giving the protein MTFWRTETMRERIPAEQLIAPYREEHVTRSAYELCQGSEAFITSTENKVKIELAAGKSLVIPPGQFALLLTEERINVPMNAIAFISMRFGVKRRGLINVSGFHVDPGFEGRLKFSVYNAGSSDITITQGDRVFLIWYANLDDNTTDGYPSAGPDQDKISSDDQNVMHGEIASPAELRSQIEVLRREVDSKTENLKHLGMNIKLVLTVFLSLVVAILLRLFFMSYFAAPSSSDIEQLRIDVIKEMRKELLELEENSRATSESQTEEQDNVLDRRPDQPNNEGDAVDNVDVAPNRQNSVNSSSTTD